From Frateuria aurantia DSM 6220, one genomic window encodes:
- a CDS encoding LysR family transcriptional regulator, whose amino-acid sequence MNRFNSMEVLVAVIETGSFSAAARRLDLGQPAVSKIVAQLEAHLGIRLFLRTTRGLAPTEAADAYYIHALEALAASESAEQAARDLGGGLAGRLRISAPTTFSRLHVVPALGPFLHRYPLLEIDVALDDRPIDLLQEGIDVALRIGPQADSSMTARHLLKGSRQVLATPGYFARHGIPQHPDELAAHNCMVYAQGSGAGKTVFMRNGQTLEIDLQGRLRTNAAEGVRAAVLAELGLAVVSTWMFAPELASGQVVRALDSWSLPAVDLWAVFPAGRLPSLKARRFIDYLGEQLQDNPVLKHQPPL is encoded by the coding sequence GTGAACCGCTTCAACAGCATGGAAGTACTGGTCGCCGTGATCGAAACGGGGTCTTTTTCTGCGGCGGCCCGCCGGCTGGACCTGGGTCAGCCGGCGGTATCGAAGATCGTCGCTCAGCTGGAAGCCCACCTGGGTATCCGCCTGTTTCTGCGAACCACACGGGGGCTGGCCCCCACCGAGGCCGCTGACGCTTATTACATCCATGCCTTGGAAGCCTTGGCCGCCAGCGAGTCAGCCGAACAGGCCGCACGGGATCTGGGTGGCGGACTGGCCGGTCGGCTGCGTATCAGTGCACCGACCACGTTCTCCAGGCTGCATGTCGTCCCCGCACTGGGACCGTTTCTGCACCGGTATCCATTGCTGGAGATCGACGTGGCGCTCGATGACCGCCCCATCGACCTGCTGCAGGAAGGCATCGATGTCGCGCTGAGGATAGGACCACAGGCCGACTCGTCGATGACGGCGAGGCATCTGCTGAAGGGATCCCGTCAGGTGCTCGCCACACCCGGCTATTTTGCCCGCCACGGGATTCCGCAGCACCCTGATGAGCTGGCCGCCCACAACTGTATGGTCTATGCGCAGGGCAGCGGTGCCGGCAAAACCGTATTCATGCGCAATGGGCAGACTCTGGAAATAGACCTGCAAGGGCGTCTGCGTACCAACGCGGCCGAAGGCGTGCGCGCCGCCGTGCTGGCCGAACTGGGCCTGGCTGTGGTTTCCACCTGGATGTTCGCCCCCGAGCTGGCGAGCGGCCAGGTGGTCCGGGCTCTGGACTCATGGAGCCTGCCGGCCGTGGACTTGTGGGCCGTATTCCCGGCTGGCCGTTTGCCCAGCCTCAAGGCCCGCCGTTTCATCGACTATCTGGGTGAGCAGCTGCAGGACAACCCGGTACTGAAACACCAGCCACCGCTCTGA
- a CDS encoding MFS transporter, protein MTAPAASPSTPALSRATLYAMALASGLGVANIYYNQPMLGVMSHDLADPKVASLIPTLTQLGYAAGLLFLLPLGDMLERRRLIVVQFLVLALALCLAALAPGLATLALASVLVGAAATVAQQIVPYAAILAPPSQRGAAIGTVMSGLLTGILLSRTLAGLVSSMAGWRMMFWLAVPLTLLTALLMQRRLPAHRPASQWGYGQLLGSLYHLWRREPVLRRSAMTQSMLFASFSAFWTVLSLRLAQSPLHLGAAAAGLFGIVGAVGVTMAPVAGRIADRRGPAPVIAVGALVTLLAWLVFAFCPGLSGLVAGVILLDFGVQIAMVSHQHLVYGLHPEYKSRLNTLYMTTMFVGGAAGSALAAAVWRHAAWPGVTMLGGSLALMALLSHLRPRSAAMPAVDVH, encoded by the coding sequence ATGACGGCTCCAGCAGCATCTCCTTCCACGCCGGCTTTGTCCCGGGCCACGCTTTACGCCATGGCGTTGGCTTCAGGTCTGGGTGTGGCCAATATCTATTACAACCAGCCCATGCTGGGTGTCATGTCTCACGATCTGGCCGACCCGAAGGTGGCCAGTCTCATACCTACGCTCACCCAGTTGGGCTACGCCGCCGGCCTGCTGTTTCTGCTGCCTCTGGGCGACATGCTTGAGCGACGTCGCCTGATCGTGGTGCAGTTTCTGGTACTGGCACTGGCCCTCTGTCTGGCCGCACTGGCACCGGGGCTGGCGACGCTGGCGCTTGCTTCGGTGCTGGTGGGCGCGGCCGCCACGGTGGCACAGCAGATCGTGCCTTACGCCGCCATTCTGGCGCCGCCGAGTCAGCGTGGCGCGGCGATCGGTACCGTGATGAGCGGTCTGTTGACCGGCATTCTGCTGAGCCGGACCCTGGCCGGGCTGGTTTCCAGCATGGCAGGTTGGCGCATGATGTTCTGGCTGGCGGTGCCGCTCACCTTGCTGACGGCGCTGCTGATGCAGCGCCGCCTGCCTGCGCATCGCCCGGCCAGTCAATGGGGTTACGGGCAGCTGCTTGGCTCGCTGTATCACCTGTGGCGCCGTGAACCGGTTCTGCGGCGTTCGGCGATGACTCAGAGCATGCTGTTTGCTTCTTTCTCGGCCTTCTGGACGGTGCTGTCACTCCGGCTGGCACAATCGCCTCTGCATCTGGGCGCGGCCGCAGCAGGACTGTTCGGCATCGTCGGGGCGGTCGGTGTCACCATGGCACCGGTGGCAGGACGTATCGCCGACCGTCGGGGGCCGGCACCGGTGATCGCGGTGGGTGCACTGGTGACCTTGCTGGCCTGGTTGGTGTTCGCGTTCTGCCCCGGATTGTCCGGGCTTGTTGCCGGTGTGATTCTGCTGGATTTCGGTGTGCAGATCGCGATGGTCTCGCATCAGCACCTGGTCTATGGCCTGCACCCGGAATACAAGAGTCGGCTCAACACCTTGTATATGACGACCATGTTTGTCGGCGGTGCGGCCGGTTCGGCACTGGCTGCGGCAGTATGGCGACATGCCGCCTGGCCCGGGGTGACGATGCTGGGTGGCAGCCTTGCGCTGATGGCTTTGCTCAGCCACTTGCGGCCGCGGTCAGCCGCGATGCCGGCCGTCGACGTGCATTGA
- a CDS encoding iron-containing alcohol dehydrogenase: protein MLNFNFYNPTRIVFGSDTIKQLDQLVPAQARVLILFGGESARKNGTLDEVRQALGNRDVREFGGIEPNPSYETLMRAVEEVRTEKVDFLLAVGGGSVIDGTKFVAAAIDYPNDPWEILQSFGQHIEKAMPFGSVLTLPATGSEMNKASVITRKATQEKLPFMSEKVFPEFSILDPTKTYTLPPRQVANGVVDAYVHIMEQYLTYPADGMVQDRFAEGLLQTLIEIGPRVLAEPHDYELRANLMWAATLALNGLIGAGVPQDWSTHMIGHELTAAFDIDHARTLAVVLPSNLQLRREAKQGKLLQYAERVWGITEGSDAEKIDAAIVRTRQFFESLDIPTRLSDYKVTAGDIDGIISQLQQHGMTALGERQDVNLTLSRQILEASL from the coding sequence ATGCTCAATTTCAATTTCTACAATCCGACCCGGATCGTGTTCGGCAGCGACACCATCAAGCAGCTGGATCAACTGGTCCCTGCCCAGGCCCGCGTATTGATCTTGTTCGGAGGCGAAAGTGCCCGCAAGAACGGCACTCTGGACGAAGTCCGTCAGGCCCTGGGCAATCGCGACGTCCGGGAATTCGGCGGCATCGAGCCCAACCCCAGTTATGAAACCCTGATGCGTGCGGTTGAGGAGGTCCGGACCGAAAAGGTGGACTTTCTGCTGGCGGTCGGTGGCGGTTCGGTCATCGACGGCACCAAGTTCGTCGCCGCTGCCATCGACTATCCCAACGATCCCTGGGAAATTCTGCAAAGCTTCGGCCAGCATATTGAAAAGGCCATGCCCTTCGGCAGCGTGCTGACCTTGCCGGCCACCGGTTCGGAAATGAACAAGGCCTCGGTCATCACTCGCAAGGCTACTCAGGAGAAACTGCCATTCATGAGTGAGAAAGTGTTTCCGGAGTTTTCGATTCTGGATCCGACCAAGACCTATACCCTGCCCCCGCGCCAGGTCGCCAATGGCGTCGTCGATGCCTATGTGCATATCATGGAGCAGTACCTGACCTACCCAGCCGATGGCATGGTTCAGGACCGCTTTGCCGAAGGCCTGCTGCAGACACTGATCGAAATCGGTCCCCGGGTGCTGGCCGAGCCCCATGACTACGAGCTGCGTGCCAATCTGATGTGGGCGGCGACCCTTGCCCTGAACGGGCTGATCGGTGCCGGCGTACCGCAGGACTGGTCGACCCACATGATAGGGCATGAACTGACGGCCGCTTTCGACATCGACCACGCACGCACCCTGGCCGTGGTACTGCCGTCGAATCTGCAGCTGCGCCGCGAGGCCAAGCAAGGCAAACTGCTGCAGTATGCCGAACGGGTCTGGGGTATCACGGAAGGCAGTGACGCGGAGAAGATCGATGCTGCGATCGTGCGCACCCGCCAGTTCTTCGAAAGCCTGGACATCCCCACCCGCCTGTCCGATTACAAGGTCACTGCCGGGGATATTGACGGCATCATCAGCCAGTTGCAGCAGCACGGCATGACGGCCCTGGGCGAACGCCAGGATGTGAACCTGACGCTGAGCCGGCAGATTCTGGAAGCCAGCCTGTAA
- a CDS encoding type 1 glutamine amidotransferase domain-containing protein has protein sequence MKILVVLTSHDQLGDTGEKTGFWLEELAAPYYRFVDAGAELTLVSPKGGQPPLDPKSNLPDFQTDATRRFEADPLAARALAHTGRLAEVDIARFDAVFYPGGHGPLWDLAEDADSIRLIEHALQAGKPVAAVCHAPGVLRHVKQADGRALVAGRQVTGFSNSEEEAVGLTGIVPFLVEDMLKAQGGDYSKGPDWQAYVVVDGLLVTGQNPGSSEATAEALLDQLV, from the coding sequence ATGAAAATTCTCGTCGTACTGACCTCCCACGATCAACTGGGTGACACCGGTGAAAAGACCGGTTTCTGGCTGGAAGAACTGGCTGCGCCCTACTACCGCTTTGTCGATGCCGGTGCCGAGCTGACCCTGGTCTCGCCCAAGGGTGGACAACCGCCACTGGACCCCAAGAGCAATCTGCCGGACTTCCAGACCGACGCTACCCGCCGCTTCGAGGCTGACCCGCTGGCAGCCCGGGCGCTGGCGCATACCGGCCGCCTGGCCGAGGTCGATATTGCTCGCTTCGACGCCGTGTTCTACCCGGGCGGTCACGGTCCGCTGTGGGATCTGGCCGAGGATGCCGATTCCATTCGGTTGATCGAGCATGCTCTGCAGGCCGGCAAGCCGGTGGCGGCCGTCTGCCATGCACCCGGCGTATTGCGTCATGTGAAACAGGCAGATGGGCGAGCACTGGTGGCCGGCAGGCAGGTCACCGGCTTCAGCAACAGCGAGGAAGAGGCAGTCGGCCTGACCGGCATCGTGCCCTTTCTGGTCGAGGACATGCTCAAGGCGCAAGGTGGCGACTACAGCAAGGGCCCCGACTGGCAGGCTTATGTAGTGGTCGACGGGCTGTTGGTCACCGGCCAGAATCCGGGCTCTTCCGAGGCCACCGCCGAAGCGCTGCTCGATCAGCTGGTCTGA
- a CDS encoding NADP-dependent oxidoreductase, whose protein sequence is MNTGTALHGVNRRIVLQARPTGTPVPADFLLQEVPIPRPAEGQLLLKNLYLSLDPYMRGRMNEGPSYAPAVELGAVMVGGTVSEVIESRHPRFKPGDRVVTQGGWQTHTLSDGTGLGLLPADMTHISLALSLLGMPGFTAWYGLLRIGEPRPGDTVVVASATGTVGAVVGQLAKRKGSRAIGIAGGAEKCRIAVEELGFDACIDHRSPDFAGQLAAATPEGIDVYFENVGGAVFDAVLPRLNIGARVPLCGLIAQYNSKGLYPGPDRLPRVMGQLLARRIKIQGFIISDHYADDYANFMREMSPEVAHGHIRVRENVLQGLSQAPQGLIDLLDSRFTGKVVVQLTD, encoded by the coding sequence ATGAATACCGGCACCGCGCTCCATGGCGTCAACCGTCGTATCGTCTTGCAGGCACGCCCGACCGGGACGCCTGTTCCAGCGGACTTTTTGCTGCAGGAGGTCCCCATCCCGCGTCCAGCCGAAGGGCAGCTTCTGCTGAAAAACCTGTATCTGTCGCTGGATCCGTATATGCGCGGGCGCATGAACGAGGGACCCTCCTATGCACCAGCGGTAGAACTGGGTGCCGTGATGGTCGGCGGCACGGTCAGCGAAGTGATCGAATCGCGTCATCCCCGGTTCAAGCCCGGTGACCGCGTCGTGACCCAGGGGGGATGGCAGACCCATACGCTCTCGGACGGCACCGGGCTGGGCCTGCTGCCTGCCGATATGACGCACATCTCGCTGGCCCTCAGCCTGCTAGGCATGCCCGGCTTTACCGCCTGGTATGGACTGTTGCGCATTGGTGAACCCCGCCCCGGCGATACCGTGGTGGTAGCGTCGGCCACGGGCACGGTCGGCGCCGTGGTCGGCCAGCTGGCCAAGCGCAAGGGATCGCGCGCCATCGGCATTGCCGGCGGTGCCGAAAAGTGCCGAATCGCCGTCGAGGAACTGGGTTTCGATGCCTGCATCGATCACCGCAGCCCCGATTTTGCCGGGCAGCTGGCCGCCGCCACGCCCGAAGGCATCGATGTCTATTTCGAGAATGTCGGCGGTGCCGTGTTTGATGCCGTGCTGCCCCGGCTCAATATCGGCGCACGCGTACCCTTGTGCGGACTGATCGCCCAATACAACAGCAAGGGCCTGTACCCCGGACCGGATCGTCTGCCGAGAGTGATGGGGCAGCTGCTGGCGCGTCGGATCAAGATCCAAGGATTCATCATCAGCGACCACTATGCCGACGACTACGCCAACTTTATGCGCGAGATGAGCCCCGAAGTGGCGCATGGGCATATCCGTGTCCGTGAGAACGTGCTGCAAGGCCTGAGCCAGGCGCCGCAAGGCCTGATCGATCTGCTGGACAGCCGCTTCACTGGCAAGGTCGTGGTCCAGCTGACCGACTGA